A region of Paractinoplanes abujensis DNA encodes the following proteins:
- a CDS encoding NAD-dependent epimerase/dehydratase family protein, which produces MRLLVLGGTRFVGRAVVEAALAAGHEVTLFNRGRTAPHLFPEAETVVGDRTADLSALSGRAFDTVVDCAGYQPEVVGKSVAALDGRVARYVFVSSVSVYADQSVPADESSAVLDDESYGGRKARCERVVLDAFGERALLARPGLIVGPHDPTERFSHWPRRLARGGRVLVPGAPEDPMQLIDVRDLGSWLVSTDAAGFCNVVGQPVTMRELIEACPVTVPAELVWVPSAVLLELGVDPWMGVPMWIGDPEAAAANLVDGQRARAHGLTTRPLRETAVDVLAWDVARGGPVDDPFPAEAEEALLRRVSG; this is translated from the coding sequence ATGCGTTTGCTCGTGCTGGGCGGCACCCGGTTCGTCGGCCGGGCCGTGGTCGAGGCCGCGCTCGCCGCCGGCCACGAGGTGACCCTCTTCAACCGCGGCCGCACCGCCCCGCATCTCTTCCCCGAGGCGGAGACGGTCGTCGGTGATCGCACGGCTGATCTGTCCGCGTTGAGCGGGCGTGCCTTCGACACCGTCGTCGACTGCGCGGGTTATCAGCCGGAGGTGGTCGGCAAGTCGGTGGCCGCGCTCGACGGCCGTGTGGCGCGCTACGTCTTCGTGTCGTCAGTTTCTGTGTACGCCGATCAGAGCGTCCCGGCCGACGAGAGTTCGGCCGTGCTCGACGACGAGTCGTACGGCGGGCGCAAGGCGCGCTGCGAGCGGGTGGTCCTCGACGCGTTCGGCGAGCGCGCCTTGCTCGCCCGGCCCGGCCTGATCGTGGGGCCGCACGACCCGACCGAGCGGTTCTCGCACTGGCCGCGGCGGTTGGCGCGCGGCGGCCGGGTGCTCGTGCCGGGGGCGCCGGAGGATCCGATGCAGCTGATCGACGTACGGGATCTGGGCAGTTGGCTCGTCTCGACCGACGCGGCCGGGTTCTGCAACGTCGTGGGGCAGCCCGTCACCATGCGGGAACTGATCGAGGCGTGCCCGGTGACCGTCCCGGCCGAGCTGGTCTGGGTGCCGAGCGCGGTGCTGCTGGAGCTGGGCGTCGACCCGTGGATGGGTGTGCCGATGTGGATCGGCGACCCCGAGGCGGCCGCGGCCAATCTGGTCGACGGGCAGCGGGCACGGGCGCACGGCCTGACGACACGACCGCTGCGGGAGACGGCGGTGGATGTGCTGGCGTGGGATGTCGCCCGGGGCGGCCCGGTGGACGACCCCTTCCCGGCCGAGGCCGAGGAGGCGTTGCTCAGGCGGGTGTCGGGGTGA
- a CDS encoding GNAT family N-acetyltransferase — MITWVGPPGDTFEAVAALFDEYRVHYGFPSAPHETQAWLAEQVTSGRFAVAAAIESGTVRGFVTTAVLPASLTLGTAWLVRDLFVPPRARRRGVARALLAHVVTAARSAGARRVSLQTEADNEPALTLYAEAGFRPVTGLDMLNLTLT; from the coding sequence GTGATCACCTGGGTCGGCCCGCCGGGCGACACCTTCGAGGCCGTGGCCGCGCTGTTCGACGAATATCGCGTGCACTACGGCTTTCCGTCCGCCCCGCACGAGACGCAGGCCTGGCTGGCCGAGCAGGTCACGTCGGGCCGCTTCGCGGTGGCGGCGGCGATCGAGTCCGGGACCGTACGGGGCTTCGTCACCACCGCCGTGCTGCCCGCCTCGCTGACCTTGGGCACGGCCTGGCTCGTCCGCGACCTCTTCGTGCCGCCCCGGGCCCGGCGCCGCGGTGTGGCCCGCGCGTTGCTGGCTCACGTGGTCACCGCGGCCCGCTCGGCCGGCGCCCGGCGGGTGTCGCTGCAGACCGAGGCCGACAACGAACCGGCGCTCACCCTCTACGCGGAGGCCGGCTTCCGCCCCGTCACGGGCCTCGACATGCTCAACCTGACGCTCACCTGA
- a CDS encoding aminoglycoside phosphotransferase family protein: MRSPTQPSVDSDDIAGIVNDGLGLGVSSPAVELSGGGFAAVWRAALTDGREVVVKVGPPPSARLLSYEAGMLPAEVAYFSMVRGVAPVPEVLASSDSWIISTLLPGRPLTEGDSAPARRQLGAAIARVHEITGPHFGYTGNRPSAADWPTAYAAILDSLRADAAEWGVPLPPLDGLVARHHRLLATVTRPALLHFDLWDGNVLVAPDGSLSGLVDGERYLYGDPLLDFVSPALFQRITPAHPFAAGYGRAAFTPEEQTRIALYRVHLYVLMLTEQPSRGMELSGRRHDHVTRLLEAELEEL, translated from the coding sequence ATGCGTAGTCCGACTCAGCCCTCCGTCGACTCCGACGACATCGCCGGGATCGTCAACGACGGTCTCGGACTCGGGGTGTCCTCGCCCGCCGTCGAGCTGAGCGGGGGCGGGTTCGCCGCCGTCTGGCGAGCCGCTCTCACCGACGGGCGCGAGGTGGTGGTCAAGGTGGGTCCGCCGCCGTCGGCTCGCTTGCTCTCGTACGAGGCGGGCATGCTCCCGGCCGAGGTCGCGTACTTCTCCATGGTTCGCGGCGTGGCCCCCGTGCCCGAAGTCCTCGCCTCATCGGACAGCTGGATCATTTCGACACTGCTGCCCGGGCGCCCACTGACCGAAGGCGACTCCGCTCCGGCGCGGCGTCAGCTCGGGGCGGCCATCGCCCGCGTGCACGAAATCACCGGCCCGCACTTCGGCTACACCGGCAACCGGCCGTCGGCCGCCGACTGGCCCACGGCGTACGCCGCGATCCTCGACTCCCTGCGGGCCGACGCCGCCGAGTGGGGTGTGCCCCTGCCGCCGCTGGACGGGCTGGTCGCGCGGCACCACCGCCTGCTGGCCACGGTCACCCGGCCCGCGCTGCTGCACTTCGACCTGTGGGACGGCAACGTGCTGGTCGCGCCGGACGGGTCGCTCAGCGGCCTGGTCGACGGCGAGCGTTACCTGTACGGCGATCCGCTGCTCGACTTCGTCTCCCCCGCCCTCTTCCAGCGGATCACCCCCGCGCACCCGTTCGCGGCGGGCTACGGCCGCGCGGCGTTCACGCCCGAGGAGCAGACCCGGATCGCGCTCTACCGCGTCCACCTCTACGTGCTGATGCTGACCGAGCAGCCGAGCCGCGGCATGGAACTCTCCGGCCGGCGGCACGACCACGTGACCCGGCTGCTCGAGGCCGAACTGGAGGAGCTGTGA
- a CDS encoding PrsW family intramembrane metalloprotease produces the protein MREHNPRRWAWLGVLVIGLALYAVVLRTLVHTQNPNFVPALILLGATVVPLSFLTFAQARTGRWQVPASALVIAAFFGGVIGIVVAGTLEYDTLHRLGVLPMVLVAVIEESAKLIVPLILLFTILSRHERRLPSDGLIIGVASGMGFAALETMGYGFTALLASGGNVGSVEQTLFVRGLTAPAGHTAWTGLTAGALWALIAAPNTRRVLAFLATFAGAVVLHTCWDTFSTPIAYVVLAVISLGWLFLALRHYRTFAEHAEGTVLRPLTI, from the coding sequence ATGCGCGAACACAACCCCCGCCGGTGGGCCTGGCTCGGCGTCCTGGTCATCGGTCTTGCCCTGTACGCCGTGGTGCTGCGGACCTTGGTCCACACTCAAAATCCCAACTTCGTGCCCGCCCTGATCCTGCTCGGCGCCACGGTCGTCCCGCTCTCGTTCCTCACGTTCGCCCAGGCCCGTACGGGTCGGTGGCAGGTTCCGGCCTCGGCCTTGGTGATCGCCGCGTTCTTCGGCGGGGTGATCGGCATCGTGGTGGCCGGCACGCTCGAGTACGACACGCTGCACCGCCTCGGCGTGCTGCCGATGGTGCTGGTGGCGGTCATCGAGGAGTCGGCCAAGCTGATCGTGCCGCTGATCCTGCTGTTCACGATCCTGTCGCGGCACGAGCGGCGGCTGCCGTCGGACGGCCTGATCATCGGCGTCGCGTCCGGCATGGGTTTCGCGGCCCTGGAGACCATGGGCTACGGCTTCACGGCCCTGCTCGCGTCGGGCGGTAACGTCGGCAGCGTCGAGCAGACCCTGTTCGTACGGGGCCTGACCGCTCCCGCCGGCCACACCGCCTGGACCGGGCTCACCGCGGGCGCGCTCTGGGCCCTGATCGCCGCCCCGAACACCCGGCGCGTGCTCGCGTTCCTGGCCACCTTCGCCGGCGCGGTGGTGCTGCACACTTGCTGGGACACGTTCTCGACTCCGATCGCGTACGTCGTGCTGGCCGTCATCAGCCTGGGCTGGCTCTTCCTGGCCCTGCGCCACTACCGCACGTTCGCCGAACACGCCGAGGGGACAGTGCTGCGGCCGCTGACGATCTAG
- a CDS encoding multidrug effflux MFS transporter, with protein MRAELSPGELLPAGRRLRIVLVLGFLTALGPLTIDMYLPALPTITTDLHTTEAAVQLTLTGTLLGLALGQLLVGPLSDAVGRRLPLLAGVGVHVLASVLCVVAPNLAVLGTLRVLQGLGAAAAAVVAMAIVRDLFSGLAAAKLFSRLMLVVGVAPILAPTIGGVVLNWTSWRGVFVVLTVAAIAILTATALFLPETLPVERRRNGGVTGTLRDYGRLFTDRAYVGLILVAALAFSALFAYVSGSSFVFQEEYGMDEQQFAYVFAGGAIGLIGATQFNVRLLRRWQPVQILTGALVAGAVFGVIFLLFAITGFGGLAGVLIPLWLVLATVGLAMTNAPALALSRHGEAAGTAAALLGAMQFGVGALAAPLVGVLGNSALAMAIVVAGTMLAVVVVLWTVVQPSRLPVDESAEPVMAVAH; from the coding sequence ATGCGCGCTGAACTCTCCCCTGGTGAACTCCTGCCCGCAGGACGCCGCCTCCGCATCGTCCTCGTGCTGGGTTTTCTCACCGCGCTCGGGCCGCTGACGATCGACATGTACCTCCCGGCGCTCCCGACGATCACCACCGACCTGCACACCACCGAGGCCGCCGTGCAGCTGACGCTGACCGGCACTTTGCTCGGCCTGGCCCTCGGGCAGCTGCTGGTCGGCCCGCTCTCCGATGCCGTCGGGCGCCGCCTGCCCCTGCTGGCCGGGGTCGGCGTGCACGTGCTGGCCTCCGTGCTCTGCGTCGTCGCGCCCAACCTGGCCGTGCTCGGCACCCTGCGAGTGCTGCAGGGCCTGGGCGCCGCAGCCGCCGCCGTCGTCGCCATGGCGATCGTGCGTGACCTGTTCAGCGGGCTCGCCGCGGCCAAGCTCTTCTCGCGCCTGATGCTGGTCGTCGGCGTGGCCCCGATCCTCGCGCCCACCATCGGCGGCGTGGTGCTCAACTGGACCTCGTGGCGCGGCGTCTTCGTCGTGCTCACCGTGGCCGCGATCGCCATCCTGACGGCGACCGCGCTGTTCCTGCCCGAGACGCTGCCCGTCGAGCGGCGGCGCAACGGCGGGGTCACCGGCACCCTGCGCGACTACGGACGGCTGTTCACCGACCGGGCCTACGTGGGCCTGATCCTGGTGGCCGCGCTCGCGTTCTCCGCGCTCTTCGCGTACGTCTCCGGCAGCTCCTTCGTGTTCCAGGAGGAGTACGGCATGGACGAGCAGCAGTTCGCGTACGTCTTCGCCGGCGGCGCGATCGGGCTGATCGGCGCCACCCAGTTCAACGTGCGCCTGCTCCGCCGCTGGCAGCCGGTGCAGATCCTGACGGGCGCGCTGGTCGCGGGCGCGGTCTTCGGCGTGATCTTCCTGCTGTTCGCGATCACCGGCTTCGGCGGGCTGGCCGGTGTACTGATCCCGCTCTGGCTGGTGCTGGCCACGGTGGGCCTGGCCATGACGAACGCCCCGGCGCTAGCCCTCTCGCGGCATGGTGAGGCCGCCGGAACCGCGGCCGCGCTGCTGGGTGCGATGCAGTTCGGGGTGGGCGCGCTCGCGGCGCCGCTGGTCGGCGTGCTCGGCAACAGCGCCCTGGCCATGGCGATCGTGGTGGCGGGCACGATGCTGGCCGTGGTCGTGGTGCTCTGGACGGTCGTGCAGCCTTCGCGCCTGCCCGTCGACGAGTCGGCCGAGCCCGTGATGGCCGTCGCACACTGA
- a CDS encoding MFS transporter translates to MPLRPSARAWTVWAVGLAAYIVAVLHRTSLGVAGLDAQHRFGIGAGALASFAVLQLLVYAGLQVPVGLLLDRFGSLRLVVSGGVLMAAGQAIMATTDHVGGAVLARILVGAGDAMTFISVLRLVPQWFPARRVPVLTQITGLAGQAGQVLSAVPLAAMLAGPGWSTAFLATAGAGVFVAVAAFLALHDTPERRITVGAAITMRQVGHDLSSAWRHPGTRLGLWTHFTTQFTGTVFALMWGFPFLIAGQGLPQETASALLTLFVLVGMAAGPMIGLLVQRHPLRRSWLVLGVIAANAGGWGLVLAWPGHAPMPVLVVLIVALGLGGPGSMIGFDYARTFNPPSRLGTATGVVNVGGFVASLLSIELIGLILDARTGGGATYDIADFKVAMSVQYIFMIVGVAGILRTRRLARERMAAEGIVVRPLREVWADRRGLAIARKEKAKA, encoded by the coding sequence GTGCCCCTGCGTCCCTCAGCAAGGGCCTGGACGGTCTGGGCCGTCGGCCTCGCCGCGTACATCGTCGCAGTGCTGCACCGCACCTCGCTCGGCGTGGCCGGGCTGGACGCGCAGCACCGCTTCGGCATCGGAGCCGGAGCCCTGGCCTCGTTCGCCGTGCTGCAACTGCTCGTCTACGCCGGCCTGCAGGTGCCGGTCGGGCTGCTGCTCGACCGGTTCGGTTCGCTGCGGCTGGTGGTCAGCGGCGGTGTGCTGATGGCGGCCGGTCAGGCGATCATGGCGACCACCGATCACGTCGGCGGCGCCGTGCTGGCCCGCATCCTGGTCGGCGCGGGCGACGCGATGACCTTCATCAGCGTGTTGCGCCTGGTGCCGCAGTGGTTCCCGGCTCGCCGGGTGCCGGTGCTGACCCAGATCACCGGGCTGGCCGGGCAGGCCGGGCAGGTGCTCTCGGCGGTGCCGCTGGCTGCCATGCTGGCCGGCCCCGGCTGGAGCACCGCGTTCCTCGCGACCGCGGGAGCCGGCGTCTTCGTCGCGGTGGCCGCCTTCCTGGCCCTGCACGACACCCCGGAACGGCGGATCACCGTCGGCGCCGCGATCACCATGCGGCAGGTCGGGCACGACCTGAGCAGCGCGTGGCGGCACCCGGGGACCCGGTTGGGGCTGTGGACGCACTTCACCACCCAGTTCACCGGCACGGTGTTCGCGCTGATGTGGGGCTTCCCGTTCCTGATCGCCGGGCAGGGTCTGCCCCAGGAGACGGCGAGCGCTCTGCTCACCCTGTTCGTGCTGGTCGGCATGGCCGCCGGGCCGATGATCGGGCTGCTCGTGCAGCGGCATCCGCTGCGCCGGTCGTGGCTGGTGCTGGGGGTGATCGCGGCCAACGCGGGCGGCTGGGGCCTGGTGCTGGCCTGGCCCGGGCACGCGCCGATGCCGGTGCTGGTGGTGCTGATCGTGGCGCTGGGCCTGGGCGGCCCGGGCTCGATGATCGGTTTCGACTACGCCCGCACGTTCAACCCGCCGAGCCGGCTCGGCACCGCCACCGGAGTGGTGAACGTCGGCGGCTTCGTCGCGTCGCTGCTGTCGATCGAGCTGATCGGCCTTATTCTCGACGCGCGCACCGGCGGCGGCGCCACGTATGACATCGCCGACTTCAAAGTGGCCATGTCGGTGCAATACATATTCATGATCGTCGGCGTCGCCGGAATTCTGCGAACGCGCAGGCTGGCCCGTGAACGCATGGCCGCGGAGGGCATCGTGGTCCGCCCGCTACGCGAGGTGTGGGCGGATCGCCGGGGTTTAGCGATCGCGCGTAAGGAGAAGGCCAAGGCCTGA